A DNA window from Microcystis aeruginosa NIES-843 contains the following coding sequences:
- the accD gene encoding acetyl-CoA carboxylase, carboxyltransferase subunit beta produces MSLFDWFANRQKTEPKVQQQQEREIADGLWTKCPNCGVLAYTKDLLANQLVCLDCGHHNRVESEERIRQLVDANTWNCLDEQIRPTDPLKFRDRKSYSDRLRETQEKTGLTDAVRTGTGTIDGLPLALGVMDFRFMGGSMGSVVGEKLCRLTEQATDESLPLVIICASGGARMQEGMLSLMQMAKISGALNRHREAKLLYIPVLTNPTTGGVTASFAMLGDIIIAEPKATIGFAGKRVIEQTLREKLPEGFQTSEYLLKHGFVDAIVPRTHLKKTLAQLISLHQPFFPLLSPLNSHHHYGQPELIPLKTAQGQTTV; encoded by the coding sequence ATGTCTCTATTTGATTGGTTTGCAAATCGCCAAAAAACAGAACCCAAGGTTCAACAACAACAGGAACGAGAAATAGCCGATGGTCTATGGACAAAATGCCCAAATTGCGGCGTTTTGGCCTATACGAAGGATTTATTAGCTAATCAACTGGTTTGTCTCGATTGCGGTCATCATAATCGGGTGGAAAGTGAAGAAAGAATTCGCCAGTTAGTGGATGCTAATACTTGGAATTGCCTCGATGAACAGATTCGACCGACGGATCCGCTCAAATTTCGCGATCGGAAAAGTTATAGCGATCGCCTGCGGGAAACCCAAGAAAAAACCGGACTGACGGATGCTGTCCGGACGGGAACGGGGACGATCGATGGTTTACCCTTAGCTTTAGGGGTGATGGACTTCCGTTTTATGGGGGGTAGCATGGGATCGGTGGTGGGAGAAAAACTCTGTCGTTTGACGGAACAAGCTACCGATGAAAGTTTACCCCTGGTGATTATCTGCGCTTCTGGCGGGGCGAGAATGCAGGAAGGAATGTTAAGTTTAATGCAGATGGCCAAGATTTCCGGTGCCCTTAACCGGCATCGAGAAGCAAAGTTACTCTATATTCCCGTCTTGACTAATCCCACCACGGGAGGAGTCACGGCCAGTTTTGCCATGTTGGGAGATATTATTATCGCCGAACCAAAGGCTACTATCGGTTTTGCCGGTAAACGGGTAATTGAACAGACTTTGCGCGAGAAATTACCGGAAGGTTTCCAAACATCGGAATACCTATTAAAACACGGGTTTGTCGATGCGATCGTTCCCCGTACCCATCTCAAGAAAACCCTCGCTCAATTAATTAGTTTACATCAACCCTTTTTCCCCTTGTTATCCCCCCTCAACAGCCATCATCACTACGGTCAGCCGGAGTTAATCCCTCTGAAAACAGCCCAAGGTCAAACAACAGTTTAA
- a CDS encoding Fur family transcriptional regulator produces the protein MKSQRTRSQERIIHLLKTLNRAVSAQELFVELRQRDQNMGLATVYRALESLKLQGAVQVRTLATGESLYSSVQQDQHHLTCIHCGRSIVFNECPVHELEEKLEKSHQFKVYYHTLEFFGLCDRCQPS, from the coding sequence ATGAAATCCCAACGCACCCGATCGCAAGAGCGCATTATCCACTTACTCAAAACCTTAAATCGGGCAGTATCCGCTCAAGAATTGTTTGTGGAACTCCGTCAGCGTGACCAAAATATGGGGTTAGCCACTGTTTACCGCGCCCTAGAATCCCTAAAACTACAGGGAGCAGTGCAGGTGAGAACCCTAGCCACAGGAGAATCCCTCTACAGTTCCGTTCAGCAGGATCAACACCATCTTACCTGTATTCATTGCGGTCGGTCTATCGTCTTTAATGAGTGTCCCGTTCACGAATTGGAAGAAAAACTCGAAAAATCACACCAATTCAAGGTTTATTACCACACTCTCGAATTTTTTGGACTTTGCGATCGCTGTCAACCCAGTTAA
- the purS gene encoding phosphoribosylformylglycinamidine synthase subunit PurS, with translation MPKNYQCCIYVTLRPSVLDPAGTAVESGLKQLGYDTVAGVRIGKYIELTVTAADETSARAQLAQMCDQLLANPVIENYRFDLHCQEIGDRD, from the coding sequence ATGCCAAAAAATTATCAGTGCTGTATTTATGTTACCCTGCGCCCTTCGGTTCTCGATCCGGCGGGTACGGCGGTAGAGTCGGGATTAAAGCAATTAGGTTATGATACTGTGGCTGGGGTGCGAATTGGTAAGTATATTGAGCTTACCGTGACAGCAGCGGACGAAACCAGCGCTCGCGCTCAATTGGCTCAAATGTGCGATCAACTATTGGCTAATCCTGTAATTGAAAATTATCGCTTTGATTTGCATTGTCAGGAGATAGGGGATAGGGATTAG
- the purQ gene encoding phosphoribosylformylglycinamidine synthase subunit PurQ, protein MKFGIIVFPGSNCDRDVATVTEGIFQQPTRYVWHQETDLGDLDVIVVPGGFSYGDYLRCGAIARFSPAMKTVREEAEKGKLVLGICNGFQVLTEIGLLPGALIRNRDLHFICDRVPVKVENNQSVWTRGYQPQQVLNLPIAHGEGRYYAAEDTLKSLEDNGQILFRYCTATGEANESGNPNGSLNNIAGISNKAGNVLGMMPHPERAADRMLNLTDGSLLFQELINCC, encoded by the coding sequence ATGAAGTTTGGGATTATTGTTTTCCCTGGATCGAATTGCGATCGAGATGTGGCAACGGTGACGGAGGGGATTTTTCAGCAACCTACCCGCTATGTTTGGCATCAAGAGACGGATCTAGGGGATTTGGATGTGATCGTGGTGCCGGGGGGATTTAGTTACGGCGATTATTTGCGCTGTGGTGCGATCGCTCGGTTTTCGCCGGCGATGAAAACTGTCCGAGAAGAAGCCGAAAAAGGTAAATTAGTTTTAGGCATCTGTAACGGTTTTCAGGTATTAACGGAAATTGGGCTGCTACCCGGTGCGTTAATTCGTAATCGCGATTTACATTTTATCTGCGATCGAGTGCCGGTAAAAGTGGAAAATAATCAATCTGTCTGGACGCGAGGTTATCAACCGCAACAGGTGCTTAATTTGCCGATTGCCCACGGGGAAGGGCGTTATTATGCCGCAGAAGATACGTTAAAATCTCTGGAGGATAACGGACAAATTCTCTTTCGTTACTGTACTGCCACAGGAGAGGCAAATGAGTCGGGAAATCCTAACGGTTCGTTAAATAATATTGCAGGAATTAGCAATAAAGCAGGAAATGTGCTAGGAATGATGCCTCATCCCGAACGCGCCGCCGATCGGATGCTCAATTTGACCGATGGGAGTCTGTTATTTCAGGAGTTGATCAATTGTTGTTGA